A segment of the Symmachiella macrocystis genome:
GCACCCTGCCTGACGCGGAATCGGATTATACGCACTGCCGCGTTGAGACGAAACCCGTCTGTTTACTGATCGGGTGCTTTTGGCATGGCAAACCGCAGATTCTGCTGGCACAATGATGCATAATGCGCAGTGTATATGATCATGACCGCTCAGTCGTTCTACATCGGGAGGCCCCAAGATGCCGACAACGAATCGTCGCACGTTTCTACAAGGCTCCGTAATAACCGGCCTGGGCACCATGGCCATGCCGACGTCGACACGTGCCGCCAGCGCGGCGGACAAGGTGACTGTGGGACTGATCGGCTGCGGCGGGCGGGGAAGGTATCTTTCCGGCCTGTTCGCCAATGAGAAAAACGTGGAGGTCGCCTATCTCTGCGACGTCGACCAGGACCGGCTCGCTCGTGGAAGACGCGAGATCTCCGGCAAGACTCCCCAGGCGGTCAATGATATGCGGCGGGTGCTGGACGACAAAACTGTCGACGCGGTGATTGTCGCCACCCCCGACCATTGGCACGCGCCGGCAGCAATTTTAGCCTGCGAGGCGGGCAAGCATGTGTATGTCGAAAAACCGTGCTCGCACAACATTCGCGAAGGCCGTTTGTTGGTTGATGCAGCACGACGCAACAAACGGATTGTGCAACATGGGACACAAGTCCGCAGCACCGATATGATGATTGAAGCAGTACAAAAACTGCGAGAAGGAATCATCGGCGACGTGCTGGTCGTCAAAGCCTGGAATATTCAGAAACGCAAATCCATTGGTCATGGCAAACCAAGTGAGGCGCCCGCCGGCCTGGATTACGACAACTGGGTCGGTCCGGCGGCCATGGTCCCGTACCAGGAGAACCGCGTCCACGACGGTTGGCATTGGTGGTACGACTTTGGTACGGGCGATATGGGAAACGATGGCGTGCACGATATTGATTATGCGCGCTGGGGACTGGGCGTCACGACGCATCCCTCGAAAGTCACTGCCGTGGGTGGGAAATATTTCTTTGACGACGACCAACA
Coding sequences within it:
- a CDS encoding Gfo/Idh/MocA family protein, which produces MPTTNRRTFLQGSVITGLGTMAMPTSTRAASAADKVTVGLIGCGGRGRYLSGLFANEKNVEVAYLCDVDQDRLARGRREISGKTPQAVNDMRRVLDDKTVDAVIVATPDHWHAPAAILACEAGKHVYVEKPCSHNIREGRLLVDAARRNKRIVQHGTQVRSTDMMIEAVQKLREGIIGDVLVVKAWNIQKRKSIGHGKPSEAPAGLDYDNWVGPAAMVPYQENRVHDGWHWWYDFGTGDMGNDGVHDIDYARWGLGVTTHPSKVTAVGGKYFFDDDQQFPDTQQVTFEYPGDGKPGNRRMFIYEQRLWSTNYPHNVDSGAEFYGTDGQLFLSRRGKIQVLGQRNRRTEVAVAPEPQNAEKHVADFLDSVRNERRPHGDIQHGHLSSSLCHLGNIATRLGRSLEFDPEHETFINDDEANALVSRPYRDHWGAPVGA